The following are encoded together in the Callithrix jacchus isolate 240 chromosome 19, calJac240_pri, whole genome shotgun sequence genome:
- the IL20 gene encoding interleukin-20 — protein MKASGLAFGLLSAAFYLLWTPATGLKTLHLGKCVIATNLQEIRNGFLEIRGSVQAKDGNIDVRILRRTESLQDTEPADRCCLLRHLLRLYLDRVFKNYQTPDHHTLRKISSLANSFLTVKKDLRLCHAHMTCHCGEGATKKYSQILSHFEELEPQAAVVKALGELDILLQWMEETE, from the exons ATGAAAGCCTCTGGTCTTGCCTTCGGCCTTCTTTCTGCTGCATTTTACCTCCTCTGGACTCCTGCCACTGGACTGAAGACACTCCATTTGGGAAAGTGTGTGATCGCCACAAACCTTCAGGAAATACGAAATGGATTTTTGGAGATACGGGGCAGTGTG CAAGCCAAAGATGGAAACATTGATGTCAGGATCTTAAGGAGGACTGAGTCCTTACAAGACACAGAG CCGGCAGATCGGTGCTGCCTCCTGCGCCATTTACTAAGACTCTATCTGGACAGAGTATTTAAAAACTACCAGACTCCTGACCATCATACTCTCCGGAAGATCAGCAGCCTCGCCAATTCCTTTCTTACCGTCAAGAAGGACCTCCGGCTCTGT CATGCCCACATGACATGCCATTGTGGGGAGGGAGCAACGAAGAAATACAGCCAGATTCTGAGTCACTTTGAAGAG CTTGAGCCTCAGGCAGCAGTTGTGAAGGCTTTGGGAGAACTAGACATTCTTCTGCAATGGATGGAGGAGACAGAATAG